The Flavobacterium johnsoniae genomic sequence TTAAAAGCCAAATTGCCGTTTTGCGGATTTATTAAGGTGAAAACATTTTGAGAACTCATGATCGTTTGTTTTTGAAAACATAAAGATAGCCATGAAATAAATTCTCAGCTATCTTTATAAATTGTTTTTTGTTATAATGAAAAAGTACTTTTTGATTAAACCGCTGGAAAATCAATTTCAGTATTTGCTACATTGTTAAAGTAGTTTGTCAATACATTCAAAGCTACGTGTCCAATAGTTTCTGCAATTTCAGCATCAGAAACGCCTGCATTTTTGGCTTTATTCACATCATCATCGTTTACCAAGCCACCTTTGCTGATTAATGTTTTAGCCAATTGTAAAATCGCTTCTGTCTTTGCATCATCAGAATTTCCTGTTCTTGCTGCTTTTAAAACTGCTGGATCTGCTTTTACCAATTTTTCTCCAATAAAAGTGTGAGCTGCTAAACAGTAATCGCAAGAATTGCTTTCTGAAACTGCTAATGCGATTAATTCGCCAGTTTTTGCACTTAATTTTCCGTGGCTCAATGCGCCGCTTAAGTTTAAATATCCTTCCAAAACCGCTGGAGAATTTCCCATTGTTCGCATCATGTTTGGTACAACGCCTAATTTTGCCTGAACTGCGTTGAATAAATCTTTAGTTTTTCCTGTTACTTCTTCTGGGTTTAATGCTGTTAATCGTGTCATTTTATTTAATTTTTTAAAGTTGTTATTTGTTGTTGTCTTTTGACATTACAAAGTTGCAACGATTACAGATTTTAGAACATGGAGAATGTACGCTATGTGATGGATAATTTTCCCTCTCATTTTTTTCAGGAGCTAATCCAGCTTTCCGCTTCAAGTCCTCGCTTAAAAGCCTTATTTTTCTAAACCATAAAACGAGCTTCCGTTGGTCGCTGTTTTCTGGCAAGAAAAATAAGGCTTTTGAACTCCGGGCTTTCCACTACAATCTGGGCTAATACAGGTTTCATAAGAATGTTTTCGGGTAGTTTGTCAGGAATCATAAGTCTTATGAGTAGTAAAACTTTGTCAAAGTTTGAAACTTTGACAAAGTTCACGGCGAAGTTCTTCGACAATCTTGTCATTTCGACGAAGGAGAAATCTCCGCGAGTAGCTTCGTATAGAATATCCGCAATCTTTGTAGAGTTTCTTGTGGAGATTTCTCCTTCGTCGAAATGACAAATAAGACGAAAAAAAATAGGTTGTTCTTTTTGGGAACAACCTATTTTTAAAATTCTATTCTAAAAAATCTTATTTCAAAACGCCTTCAACAGCCTGAATAGTTGTAGCATGATAACCAGATTTTGCTTTGTCAAAAACCTGTTTTGCCCAAACTTTTCCTTCAGGAGTTTTAACCATTTCTTTGTAAAGCATCATAACAGAGCCTGTTCTGCTGATTCCAATTAAAAATTGCTCAA encodes the following:
- a CDS encoding carboxymuconolactone decarboxylase family protein, translated to MTRLTALNPEEVTGKTKDLFNAVQAKLGVVPNMMRTMGNSPAVLEGYLNLSGALSHGKLSAKTGELIALAVSESNSCDYCLAAHTFIGEKLVKADPAVLKAARTGNSDDAKTEAILQLAKTLISKGGLVNDDDVNKAKNAGVSDAEIAETIGHVALNVLTNYFNNVANTEIDFPAV